CAGGCACTGTGGAACTCCAAGAAAACACAAAATGGATTCAGATTTCATTGAGAGGCTACAAAAAATACAACTCACGGAAGAAGAGGGTGAAGTAGTAAAGATAAACTTAGCCCACAGAGAGAAGACTATTGAAGAATGTTCACTCACACTGTTAGGCAGATTCCTAACTAACAGACCATACAACCAAAGAGCAGCAAAATCACTACTACGATCTGTGTGGAAGCTTGGAAATGACTTGAGGATCATGGATGTGGGGGAAGGGCTATTTCAATTTCGATTTAAGCTGGAGAGCCAATTAACTTGGGTATTAGAAAATGGCCCTTGGAGTTTTGACAACAATCTTTTGGTTCTTCGACGATGGGAGAGGGGTATGACGGCAAACTCGGTCACTTTCCCAACCCTTCCTATATGGGTTCAAGTATGGGGTTTACCTTTTGACTTGATAAACGAAGAAGCGGGGTGGGAAATTGGCAAGGGGCTAGGTCACATGTATGAGGTAGACAACAAAACTTTCCTATCGGATCAAGCTCGTTTCATCAGAATTCGAGTTGGGATCCCTTTGGAAAAGCCGATTCGTCGAGGTGGATGGGTTGCAAATCCTGAGGGAGACCAGGTGCGAGTTGGTTTCAAGTATGAACGGCTGGTGGGATTATGCTACCAATGTGGTAAGCTCGGCCATAAGATGAAGGATTGCTCAGTTCAGGGGTCCTCACAGCAAGCGGAAAAGCCATATGGAGATTGGCTAAAGGCAGGCTTTCGCCGGAAGGACATGGGAGCAGACCGGGCAAAAACCAATGCGCCACCACCTGCACCGGCGTCAGAACCATCACAGAGCCATACGATTGCAATTAATTCCCATGATGAGGTGGCGGGAAGAATGGGAATTAATGACAATCATGAACGGAGAGATAATGGCTTAGAAATAAATTGCCCGAAATCTCATGTAACGTTTTCTCAGAAAATCCAGGTCGGTGAGGAAGTAAATACAGAGCATTTATGGGGAGCGAAATTCTTGGAACCGGACAGCATTAATGGGGTGAGTAATATGCAGACGGGAATAAGGGGAATGGAGATTACCGGTTTAGAGACAGCTGCCATACATGCGTTGAATTCAACGCTAATCAACATGCCTATCAATTATGAGAAATGGCAAACACATGCTGACCAATCAATATGCATACAGCAGCCACGTGAGGAGTCATCT
The sequence above is drawn from the Quercus robur chromosome 7, dhQueRobu3.1, whole genome shotgun sequence genome and encodes:
- the LOC126691532 gene encoding uncharacterized protein LOC126691532; the protein is MDSDFIERLQKIQLTEEEGEVVKINLAHREKTIEECSLTLLGRFLTNRPYNQRAAKSLLRSVWKLGNDLRIMDVGEGLFQFRFKLESQLTWVLENGPWSFDNNLLVLRRWERGMTANSVTFPTLPIWVQVWGLPFDLINEEAGWEIGKGLGHMYEVDNKTFLSDQARFIRIRVGIPLEKPIRRGGWVANPEGDQVRVGFKYERLVGLCYQCGKLGHKMKDCSVQGSSQQAEKPYGDWLKAGFRRKDMGADRAKTNAPPPAPASEPSQSHTIAINSHDEVAGRMGINDNHERRDNGLEINCPKSHVTFSQKIQVGEEVNTEHLWGAKFLEPDSINGVSNMQTGIRGMEITGLETAAIHALNSTLINMPINYEKWQTHADQSICIQQPREESSVLEKHGQSREATTNATWKRIKRPQKSKTNPSHQSLCGTKRAQPGDTGCEEEKNEKRSKRMEGKKENPNNPTVEAARQPR